Proteins from one Rhinopithecus roxellana isolate Shanxi Qingling chromosome 18, ASM756505v1, whole genome shotgun sequence genomic window:
- the RASA3 gene encoding ras GTPase-activating protein 3 isoform X2: MEMEQNGPGVTPVRFSSFHSPDLAQKCQVYLGLEIRDLPECPCTCPSVSLATPVLQPHMPWVYVVPGIHTHTEACGSKSVYDGPEQEEYSTFVIDDPQETYKTLKQVIAGVGALEQEHAQYKRDKFKKTKYGSQEHPIGDKSFQNYIRQQSETSTHSI; this comes from the exons ATGGAGATGGAGCAGAATGGGCCCGGAGTTACGCCtgttagattttcttcttttcattcccCTGATTTAGCCCAGAAGTGTCAAGTGTACCTTGGCCTGGAAATACGAGACCTGCCTGAGTGTCCATGCACCTGCCCATCTGTGAGCTTGGCCACGCCTGTTCTCCAGCCCCACATGCCCTGGGTGTACGTGGTtccaggcatacacacacacacag AGGCCTGTGGGAGCAAATCCGTGTACGACGGCCCGGAGCAGGAGGAGTATTCGACGTTCGTCATTGACGACCCCCAGGAGACTTACAAGACGCTGAAGCAGGTCATCGCTGGCGTCGGGGCTTTGGAGCAGGAGCACGCCCAGTATAAGAGGGACAAGTTCAAGAAGACGAAATATGGAAGCCA GGAGCACCCCATCGGAGACAAGAGTTTCCAGAACTACATCCGGCAGCAGTCCGAGACCTCCACTCATTCCATTTAA